Proteins co-encoded in one Cardiocondyla obscurior isolate alpha-2009 linkage group LG24, Cobs3.1, whole genome shotgun sequence genomic window:
- the Mf gene encoding uncharacterized protein Mf isoform X1, which yields MDARFRSNLDMIGRNEPITRKAKFWQSYVRALKGTDDIRAPEHTHRPRGIFRSEFPELHSTSWPFGKSIYENPIHAADRINVPGYRYLPVHREIYGYSPRQLYPHQYKPVERFTPAKPFDAEKAWTDHLNRLADIDRMYPSKSPLLARHLSSPLSTKRLFDIHGNLVDDDFLLPRPSVLLRKKPYYDLLEPSPMAPISAFTRDPWWYPSYAPYIPSYAQARTPFFLRDSYLSPIKRSYLWSRHPFRPFGSLYYYYSQPVPRFHFTSPWYNKRTSY from the exons ATGGACGCGCGATTCAGAAGCAATCTCGACATGATCGGGCGTAACGAGCCCATCACAAGGAAGGCGAAATTTTGGCAGAGTTACGTACGGGCCCTGAAAG GCACCGATGACATCAGAGCTCCCGAGCACACTCACAGACCCCGCGGCATTTTCCGCTCGGAATTTCCTGAGCTGCATTCCACCTCGTGGCCGTTTGGAAAATCAATCTACGAAAATCCGATTCACGCAGCCGACCGTATTAATGTTCCCGGATACAG GTATTTACCCGTGCATCGTGAGATCTACGGTTACTCGCCAAGGCAACTGTATCCCCATCAGTACAAACCCGTAGAACGCTTCACCCCCG CAAAACCATTCGACGCTGAAAAGGCCTGGACCGATCACCTAAACCGCTTGGCAGATATCGACAGAATGTACCCGAGCAAATCACCGCTTCTGGCTCGTCACTTAAGCTCACCGCTCAGCACGAAACGATTGTTCGACATTCACG GTAATCTTGTGGACGACGACTTCTTATTACCACGTCCATCGGTCTTGCTGCGCAAGAAGCCCTACTACGACCTCCTGGAACCATCACCGATGGCACCTATCAGCGCGTTCACCAGGGACCCATGGTGGTACCCGAGCTACGCGCCTTATATTCCGAGCTACGCTCAAGCCCGCACGCCGTTTTTTCTGAGAGACAGCTATCTAAGTCCGATTAAGCGTAGCTATCTATGGAGCCGACATCCCTTCAGGCCCTTCG GATCGTTATACTACTATTATTCGCAGCCAGTTCCACGATTTCACTTTACCAGCCCGTGGTATAATAAACGTACCTCGTATTAA
- the LOC139111665 gene encoding homeobox protein Nkx-2.2a isoform X2 yields the protein MAAGYDDCYDASWHLIPPDYVSNEEDYRLLESMKMPARTSGFAISDILELNDAKPSQEEPDVQGATTVLPTPNDVPSAYQQFLEHTTAMLQPMHANLNRSTLPPPPPGLLWPTGPALPSTLPQPLEEVNVLQQPDSTSPAISDMSFPSQQENSHESSKDEESQDFEDEQQTGNETAQPHETEHKKRKRRVLFSKAQTYELERRFRQQRYLSAPEREHLASIIRLTPTQVKIWFQNHRYKTKRAASERVEAGSSGCSPRRVAVPVLVRDGKPCQSKLMEPAAYPGSGQVPMAPYMQKYWW from the exons GCTATTGGAAAGTATGAAAATGCCTGCTAGAACTTCTGGCTTCGCCATCAGTGATATTTTGGAGCTAAACGATGCGAAGCCATCGCAAGAAGAGCCAGATGTGCAAG GTGCCACGACGGTCTTACCAACGCCTAACGACGTGCCGTCGGCCTACCAACAATTTCTTGAGCATACGACAGCCATGCTGCAACCTATGCACGCTAATCTGAACAGAAGTACGCTACCACCACCTCCGCCCGGATTACTATGGCCAACTGGACCGGCACTACCATCAACGTTGCCTCAACCTCTAGAGGAAGTGAACG TTCTACAACAACCGGACTCGACAAGCCCGGCGATCTCGGACATGTCGTTCCCGTCGCAGCAGGAAAATAGCCACGAGTCGTCGAAAGACGAGGAGTCGCAGGATTTCGAGGACGAGCAGCAGACCGGCAACGAGACGGCGCAACCTCACGAAACCGAGCACAAGAAGCGCAAGCGGCGCGTTCTGTTCTCCAAGGCGCAAACCTACGAGCTAGAGCGACGTTTTCGCCAGCAACGCTATCTAAGCGCGCCCGAGCGGGAGCACCTGGCCTCGATAATCCGCCTAACGCCAACTCAGGTGAAGATCTGGTTTCAAAATCATAGGTACAAGACGAAGAGGGCGGCCAGCGAGCGCGTCGAGGCCGGCAGCAGTGGCTGCTCGCCCAGAAGGGTCGCCGTTCCGGTGCTCGTCAGAGACGGCAAACCTTGCCAGTCGAAGCTAATGGAGCCCGCCGCCTATCCTGGAAGCGGCCAGGTCCCCATGGCGCCGTACATGCAGAAATACTGGTGGTAA
- the LOC139111502 gene encoding serine/threonine-protein phosphatase PP1-beta catalytic subunit isoform X2 → MADVDLNIDNLIQRLLEVRGCRPGKTVVMSEAEVRGLCLKSREIFLQQPILLELEAPLKICGDIHGQYTDLLRLFEYGGFPPEANYLFLGDYVDRGKQSLETICLLLAYKIKYPENFFLLRGNHECASINRIYGFYDECKRRYNIKLWKTFTDCFNCLPIAAIIDEKIFCCHGGLSPDLQGMEQIRRIMRPTDVPDTGLLCDLLWSDPDKDVQGWGENDRGVSFTFGPDVVSKFLNRHDMDLICRAHQVVEDGYEFFAKRQLVTLFSAPNYCGEFDNAGGMMSVDETLMCSFQILKPSEKKAKYQYGGMNTGQTGRPSTPQRNPAKKK, encoded by the exons TCAGAGGATGTCGACCGGGCAAGACCGTTGTCATGTCGGAGGCCGAGGTGAGGGGCCTCTGTCTGAAGTCGCGGGAGATTTTCCTGCAACAGCCGATCTTGCTGGAGTTGGAGGCACCGCTTAAAATCTGCGGCGACATACACGGCCAATACACCGACCTGCTGCGGCTCTTCGAGTACGGGGGCTTCCCACCCGAGGCGAACTACCTATTTCTGGGCGACTACGTTGACCGAGGGAAGCAGTCGTTGGAGACGATATGTCTGCTGTTGGCATACAAAATCAAGTACCCGGAGAACTTCTTCCTGTTGCGCGGCAATCACGAGTGCGCCAGTATAAACAGGATATACGGCTTTTACGACGAGTGCAAACGACGGTACAACATCAAGCTCTGGAAGACTTTTACGGATTGCTTTAACTGCTTGCCGATCGCGGCGATCATCGACGAGAAAATCTTCTGTTGCCATGGCGGGCTTAGTCCTGACCTGCAG ggaatGGAGCAAATTAGAAGAATCATGCGTCCAACCGATGTACCTGATACTGGTCTTCTCTGTGATCTCTTATGGTCTGATCCTGATAAAGATGTTCAG GGTTGGGGCGAAAACGACAGAGGAGTCTCATTCACGTTCGGTCCAGACGTTGTATCGAAGTTCCTGAATCGCCACGACATGGATCTCATATGCAGGGCGCATCAAGTGGTTGAAGACGGCTATGAGTTCTTTGCCAAGCGACAACTTGTCACACTTTTTTCTGCGCCGAACTATTGCGGCGAATTTGATAATGCCGGTGGAATGATGAGTGTTGACGAAACGTTGATGTGCAGCTTCCAG ATCTTGAAACCGTCAGAAAAAAAGGCAAAGTACCAATATGGTGGAATGAACACTGGTCAAACAGGTAGACCATCTACACCACAAAGAAATCcagcgaaaaagaaatga
- the Mf gene encoding uncharacterized protein Mf isoform X2, with product MDARFRSNLDMIGRNEPITRKAKFWQSYVRALKGTDDIRAPEHTHRPRGIFRSEFPELHSTSWPFGKSIYENPIHAADRINVPGYRYLPVHREIYGYSPRQLYPHQYKPVERFTPAKPFDAEKAWTDHLNRLADIDRMYPSKSPLLARHLSSPLSTKRLFDIHGNLVDDDFLLPRPSVLLRKKPYYDLLEPSPMAPISAFTRDPWWYPSYAPYIPSYAQARTPFFLRDSYLSPIKRSYLWSRHPFRPFAHAY from the exons ATGGACGCGCGATTCAGAAGCAATCTCGACATGATCGGGCGTAACGAGCCCATCACAAGGAAGGCGAAATTTTGGCAGAGTTACGTACGGGCCCTGAAAG GCACCGATGACATCAGAGCTCCCGAGCACACTCACAGACCCCGCGGCATTTTCCGCTCGGAATTTCCTGAGCTGCATTCCACCTCGTGGCCGTTTGGAAAATCAATCTACGAAAATCCGATTCACGCAGCCGACCGTATTAATGTTCCCGGATACAG GTATTTACCCGTGCATCGTGAGATCTACGGTTACTCGCCAAGGCAACTGTATCCCCATCAGTACAAACCCGTAGAACGCTTCACCCCCG CAAAACCATTCGACGCTGAAAAGGCCTGGACCGATCACCTAAACCGCTTGGCAGATATCGACAGAATGTACCCGAGCAAATCACCGCTTCTGGCTCGTCACTTAAGCTCACCGCTCAGCACGAAACGATTGTTCGACATTCACG GTAATCTTGTGGACGACGACTTCTTATTACCACGTCCATCGGTCTTGCTGCGCAAGAAGCCCTACTACGACCTCCTGGAACCATCACCGATGGCACCTATCAGCGCGTTCACCAGGGACCCATGGTGGTACCCGAGCTACGCGCCTTATATTCCGAGCTACGCTCAAGCCCGCACGCCGTTTTTTCTGAGAGACAGCTATCTAAGTCCGATTAAGCGTAGCTATCTATGGAGCCGACATCCCTTCAGGCCCTTCG CTCACGCTTACTGA
- the LOC139111502 gene encoding serine/threonine-protein phosphatase PP1-beta catalytic subunit isoform X3 — protein MCTICRCRREVQVRGCRPGKTVVMSEAEVRGLCLKSREIFLQQPILLELEAPLKICGDIHGQYTDLLRLFEYGGFPPEANYLFLGDYVDRGKQSLETICLLLAYKIKYPENFFLLRGNHECASINRIYGFYDECKRRYNIKLWKTFTDCFNCLPIAAIIDEKIFCCHGGLSPDLQGMEQIRRIMRPTDVPDTGLLCDLLWSDPDKDVQGWGENDRGVSFTFGPDVVSKFLNRHDMDLICRAHQVVEDGYEFFAKRQLVTLFSAPNYCGEFDNAGGMMSVDETLMCSFQILKPSEKKAKYQYGGMNTGQTGRPSTPQRNPAKKK, from the exons TCAGAGGATGTCGACCGGGCAAGACCGTTGTCATGTCGGAGGCCGAGGTGAGGGGCCTCTGTCTGAAGTCGCGGGAGATTTTCCTGCAACAGCCGATCTTGCTGGAGTTGGAGGCACCGCTTAAAATCTGCGGCGACATACACGGCCAATACACCGACCTGCTGCGGCTCTTCGAGTACGGGGGCTTCCCACCCGAGGCGAACTACCTATTTCTGGGCGACTACGTTGACCGAGGGAAGCAGTCGTTGGAGACGATATGTCTGCTGTTGGCATACAAAATCAAGTACCCGGAGAACTTCTTCCTGTTGCGCGGCAATCACGAGTGCGCCAGTATAAACAGGATATACGGCTTTTACGACGAGTGCAAACGACGGTACAACATCAAGCTCTGGAAGACTTTTACGGATTGCTTTAACTGCTTGCCGATCGCGGCGATCATCGACGAGAAAATCTTCTGTTGCCATGGCGGGCTTAGTCCTGACCTGCAG ggaatGGAGCAAATTAGAAGAATCATGCGTCCAACCGATGTACCTGATACTGGTCTTCTCTGTGATCTCTTATGGTCTGATCCTGATAAAGATGTTCAG GGTTGGGGCGAAAACGACAGAGGAGTCTCATTCACGTTCGGTCCAGACGTTGTATCGAAGTTCCTGAATCGCCACGACATGGATCTCATATGCAGGGCGCATCAAGTGGTTGAAGACGGCTATGAGTTCTTTGCCAAGCGACAACTTGTCACACTTTTTTCTGCGCCGAACTATTGCGGCGAATTTGATAATGCCGGTGGAATGATGAGTGTTGACGAAACGTTGATGTGCAGCTTCCAG ATCTTGAAACCGTCAGAAAAAAAGGCAAAGTACCAATATGGTGGAATGAACACTGGTCAAACAGGTAGACCATCTACACCACAAAGAAATCcagcgaaaaagaaatga